The following are encoded in a window of Gavia stellata isolate bGavSte3 chromosome 17, bGavSte3.hap2, whole genome shotgun sequence genomic DNA:
- the RPLP2 gene encoding large ribosomal subunit protein P2, with product MRYVAAYLLAVLGGNESPTSKDLKKILDSVGIETDDERMNKVISELNGKNIEDVIAQGNGKLASMPAGGAVAVSAGGGSAAPAAAAAPAAAEEKKEEKKEESEESDDDMGFGLFD from the exons ATGCGTTACGTCGCAGCTTACCTTCTAGCAGTCCTCGGTGGCAACGAGTCTCCCACGTCAAAGGACTTGAAAAAGATCCTCGACAGCGTTGGCATCGAGACGGACGATGAACGCATGAACAAG GTTATTAGTGAGCTGAATGGAAAAAACATCGAGGATGTCATTGCTCAGG GCAATGGAAAACTCGCCAGCATGCCGGCTGGGGGAGCTGTGGCAGTCTCTGCTGGAGGGGGATCTGCGGCTCCTGCCGCAGCTGCTGCCCCTGCTGCCG ctgaggagaagaaagaagagaagaaggaagaatctGAAGAATCTGACGATGACATGGGATTCGGCCTATTTGATTAA
- the PIDD1 gene encoding LOW QUALITY PROTEIN: p53-induced death domain-containing protein 1 (The sequence of the model RefSeq protein was modified relative to this genomic sequence to represent the inferred CDS: inserted 1 base in 1 codon), which produces MAARRRKGRGGASATPSSRHPSTTRAAIGPGRRGAGRPIGSRELSCRCRTKGRRAAGGACAERVCQTRPGCGLLPQHKAAATNFPSSGVFSSPNCGIRAGRATLPAVPCLGGVGVASREAQAPSLRRGSPRRERAAWPVPGSPGVRNPASHLSSSFLSRLPRGAAXCLPAWQVRACPDPVDETQKMAELLGLGDECGEGASGAPALAGSCLADNRLNLDVYPDGCRRFLQLFEGRRGEVVQVEFLRLSSNDRLLGTTLGILPHLKHLKSLVLKGGHARDEFGSCQHGSLTSLPPDFGNLRCLTHLDLSFNSLSTFPSCILHLPSLRVLLVSHNSLVALPEDFGSLSKLTFFSAMKNQLKDLPQSIGELAVLQDLDLSENALEFLPKEVGNLHNCTELDLSGNRLSSIPDSLANLKSLRRLHLHSNLLLTVPASLASLPNLSRLDLQNNCLRAVPPEIQSSPFVRLRGNPLGETEPSPQADESSAGGLRRLFLASGEDSFTVTSEGCKVVLACGIHFYFPPGAAPDPLRIYFRTLAPDPQWVKLRHHDVLLSRVLELQPHGVKFQQEVQIWMPYASPQTLHQREVVIRTFSGQSWSDLRTRVEQKRKSKKHVAHCNVLHFSWFLVVSRLVQNECKVPTEGTLLFSSVDPNIKVTFPPGVTEETRSVKLQVLPVSAEEIEEITADAGCRASPLLCLSQDSLVDFLRPVRIQLPLPPGVTGLNLDRSRLHLLHGDLEGQTWDDITSQVVLEFTHLYAVFEVTHFSWYWLWYTTKTYIGGIAKKVYERLRMYQVNFIALQRKKDPEQVLLQCVPKHKVDPVLKKLQDRYRGPEPSDMVEMFEGEQFFAAFERGISIDMDRPDCVDGRLSFIFYSHLKNMKEIYVTSPVDRKGQAVKGQVSFYRGAVPESIPEDASRRRKGPDSLWLATLPIKLPRLKPRWGENSGLLNGFSFPPLNLGNAETGYLTQANLLSIARRVGADWQTIGLNLGLTYQQIERIGYNNREDLDKQILDMLFSWAQQNSEDPDCVSKLITAMKESGRQDIADEVETIIELGRQKYRESIRRVGLEQESSTEDSAIAMT; this is translated from the exons ATGGCAGCCCGGCGGCGAAAGGGAAGGGGCGGTGCCTCGGCAACGCCTTCTTCCCGTCACCCCTCAACAACGCGCGCTGCCATTGGGCCAGGCCGGCGAGGAGCGGGCAGGCCAATAGGGAGCCGGGAGCTTTCCTGCCGCTGCCGCACTAAAGGCCGCCGCGCAGCCGGTGGCGCATGCGCAGAGCGGGTCTGCCAGACGCGTCCCGGGTGCGGGCTGCTGCCTCAGCACAAGGCCGCGGCGACTAATTTTCCATCTTcgggggttttttcttcccccaactGCGGCATCCGCGCGGGCCGGGCGACGCTACCCGCCGTGCCCTGCCTTGGCGGGGTCGGCGTGGCCTCCCGGGAAGCGCAGGCCCCTTCGCTGAGGAGAGGCTCGCCCAGGAGGGAGCGGGCGGCCTGGCCCGTCCCGGGGAGCCCGGGGGTTAGAAACCCAGCG AGccacctttcctcctccttcttgtcCCGGCTGCCTCGTGGTGCCG ggtgcctgcctgcctggcaaGTCAGAGCATGTCCGGACCCCGTGGACGAGACGCAGAagatggcagagctgctggggctcGGGGACGAGTGCGGGGAGGGGGCTTCGGGGGCTCCTGCGCTCGCTGGCTCCTGCCTTGCAGACAACAGGCTGAACCTGGATGTTTATCCTGACGGCTGCCGCCGGTTCCTCCAGCTGTTCGAGGGGCGACGGGGAGAGGTGGTCCAGGTGGAGTTCCTCCGGCTCAGCAGCAACGATCGCCTCCTTGGCACCACGCTGGGCATCCTTCCTCATCTGAAGCACCTGAAATCCCTGGTGCTCAAAG GTGGCCACGCCAGGGATGAGTTTGGTTCGTGTCAGCATGGCTCCCTGACAAGCTTGCCACCAGACTTTGGGAACCTGAGGTGTCTCACCCACCTGGACCTCAGCTTCAACAGCCTCTCCACCTTTCCCAGCTGCATCCTCCACCTCCCCAGCCTCCGCGTGCTCCTGGTGAGCCACAACAGCCTGGTGGCACTCCCTGAGGACTTCGGCTCTCTGAGCAAGCTGACTTTCTTCTCTGCTATGAAAAATCAGCTGAAGGACTTACCTCAGAGCATTGGagagctggcagtgctgcaggaCCTGGATCTCTCAGAAAATGCTTTGGAATTCCTCCCCAAAGAAGTTGGGAATCTGCACAACTGCACAGAGCTGGATCTCTCCGGGAATCGCTTATCAAGCATCCCAGACTCCTTAG CCAATTTGAAGTCTCTGCGGCGGCTGCATCTCCACAGCAATCTCCTGCTGACGGTCCCTGCCTCGCTTGCCAGCCTGCCCAACTTGTCCAGACTTGATCTGCAGAACAATTGCCTCCGTGCTGTTCCCCCCGAGATCCAGAGCTCGCCATTCGTGCGCCTCCGAGGCAATCCCTTAGGAGAAACTGAGCCATCCCCGCAGGCTG ATGAATCCAGTGCTGGAGGGCTACGAAGACTCTTCCTTGCATCAGGAGAGGACAG CTTTACTGTCACCTCTGAAGGCTGCAAAGTGGTCCTGGCCTGTGGCATCCATTTCTACTTTCCACCGGGGGCTGCCCCTGACCCTCTGCGGATCTACTTCCGAACCCTCGCACCGGACCCTCAGTGGGTAAAGCTGAGACACCATGATGTCCTGCTAAGTAGAGTCCTGGAGCTGCAGCCTCATGGGGTCAAATTCCAGCAG GAGGTGCAGATCTGGATGCCATATGCCTCCCCTCAAACCCTTCACCAGCGTGAGGTGGTAATCCGGACCTTCAGTGGACAGAGCTGGAGTGATCTGAGAACAAGAGTGgagcagaagagaaaatcaAAG AAGCATGTGGCTCACTGTAATGTCCTTCACTTCTCTTGGTTCCTCGTTGTATCTCGACTTGTGCAAAATGAATGCAAAGTGCCAACAGAGGGGACGTTGCTTTTTTCCAGTGTGGATCCAAACATCAAAGTGACCTTTCCTCCTGGAGTCACTGAAGAGACTCGCAGTGTCAAGCTGCAG GTGCTGCCAGTCTCTGCAGAAGAGATAGAGGAAATCACGGCTGATGCAGGGTGCAGAGCCAgtcccctgctctgcctctcccaggACTCCCTGGTGGATTTTCTCAGGCCAGTGAGAATTCAGCTGCCCCTCCCGCCCGGAGTCACAG GGCTAAATTTGGATCGGTCAAGGCTGCATCTTCTCCATGGCGACCTGGAGGGTCAAACCTGGGATGACATTACCAGTCAGGTGGTGCTGGAATTCACCCATCTTTATGCAGTGTTTGAAGTCACCCATTTCTCCTG GTACTGGCTGTGGTACACCACCAAGACCTACATTGGAGGCATTGCCAAGAAAGTCTATGAGCGGCTGCGTATGTACCAGGTGAACTTCAttgctctgcagaggaaaaaggacCCCGAGCAAGTCCTGCTACAGTGTGTGCCCAAGCACAAG GTTGACCCAGTGCTGAAGAAGCTGCAGGACCGCTATCGAGGACCTGAGCCATCCGACATGGTGGAGATGTTTGAGGGAGAGCaattttttgcagcttttgagCGAGGCATCAGCATCGATATGG ATCGGCCTGACTGCGTGGATGGACgtctctcatttattttttactccCACTTGAAGAACATGAAGGAAATCTATGTGACCTCCCCTGTAGACAGGAAAGGCCAAGCTGTAAAAGGCCAG GTCTCTTTCTACCGAGGGGCAGTTCCTGAGAGCATCCCCGAAGAtgccagcaggaggaggaaaggaccAGACTCCCTCTGGCTCGCTACTCTGCCCATCAAACTGCCT CGATTGAAACCCCGCTGGGGTGAGAACTCCGGTCTCCTGAACggcttctccttccctcccttgaACCTGGGCAACGCCGAGACTGGCTACCTGACACAGGCAAACCTGCTGAGCATTGCCAGGCGCGTGGGAGCTGACTGGCAGACCATCGGCCTGAACCTGGGCTTGACCTATCAGCAGATTGAGCGCATAGGATACAATAACAG AGAGGACCTTGATAAGCAGATCCTGGACATGCTTTTCTCATGGGCTCAGCAAAACTCGGAGGATCCTGACTGTGTCAGCAAGTTGATTACAGCCATGAAAGAGAGTGGCCGCCAGGACATCGCTGACGAGGTCGAAACCATCATTGAGCTGGGACGGCAGAAGTACAGGGAATCCATCCGCCGGGTGGGcttggagcaggagagcagcactgAGGACTCTGCAATAGCTATGACGTAG